In Haloplanus rubicundus, one DNA window encodes the following:
- the cysS gene encoding cysteine--tRNA ligase, whose product MTLSVTNTLTGEREAFEPGGDEVLLYVCGLTVSDDAHLGHARVWTHADVMHRWLDHLGYDVRHVENFTDVNEKIVARVGEDDLGESELDVAEGFIASVLADMRGLNLKRAAVYPRVSEHIPEIVALVERLLDRGYAYETNGSVYFDVTQFEDYGKLSNQRPEDMEAQGDPDERSEKRNPADFALWKANGVSPGDVAEHRKDDRPVGDHPPSGETWDSPWGEGRPGWHIECSAMSTTHLDDTIDIHVGGHDLVFPHHENEIAQSEAATGEQFARYWLHTGLLETAGEKMSSSLGNYFYVTDALEEFGPNVVRTFYCSTNYGSKQTYSEAAMAEAEERWERLERAHEAAVEACDGVDARTKVEDDDLRTAVERTREEFTAAMNDDFGVREAMAALLELATAVNRHVDGHEEYDYVGLREAVETFEDLAEGVLGLDFGGGADAGGEAHLADDLIELVLDVREAEREAGNYDRADDLRDDLEALGVTVEDGDEGPTYRY is encoded by the coding sequence ATGACGCTGTCCGTGACCAACACGCTGACGGGCGAGCGAGAGGCGTTCGAGCCGGGGGGCGACGAAGTCCTGTTGTACGTCTGTGGGCTGACGGTCTCGGACGACGCCCACCTCGGCCACGCCCGGGTGTGGACTCACGCCGACGTGATGCACCGGTGGCTCGACCATCTCGGCTACGACGTGCGTCACGTCGAGAACTTCACCGACGTGAACGAGAAGATCGTCGCCCGCGTCGGCGAGGACGACCTCGGCGAGTCGGAACTCGACGTCGCGGAGGGTTTCATCGCCTCCGTCCTCGCCGACATGCGCGGCCTGAACCTGAAGCGCGCGGCGGTGTACCCGCGGGTCTCGGAGCACATCCCCGAAATCGTCGCCCTCGTCGAGCGGCTGCTCGACCGCGGCTACGCCTACGAGACGAACGGCTCCGTCTACTTCGACGTGACGCAGTTCGAGGACTACGGCAAACTCTCGAACCAGCGCCCCGAGGATATGGAGGCCCAGGGCGACCCCGACGAGCGAAGTGAGAAGCGCAACCCCGCGGACTTCGCGCTCTGGAAGGCAAACGGCGTCTCCCCCGGCGACGTGGCCGAACACCGGAAGGACGACCGGCCAGTCGGCGACCATCCCCCGTCCGGCGAGACGTGGGACTCCCCGTGGGGCGAGGGACGGCCCGGCTGGCACATCGAGTGCTCCGCGATGAGCACGACCCATCTGGACGACACCATCGACATCCACGTCGGCGGTCACGATCTGGTCTTTCCCCACCACGAGAACGAAATCGCCCAGAGCGAGGCGGCGACGGGGGAGCAGTTCGCGCGCTACTGGCTCCACACCGGCCTCCTCGAAACCGCCGGCGAGAAGATGAGCTCCAGCCTCGGCAACTACTTCTACGTCACCGACGCCCTCGAGGAGTTCGGCCCGAACGTCGTCCGGACGTTCTACTGCTCGACCAACTACGGGTCGAAACAGACCTACAGCGAGGCGGCGATGGCGGAGGCCGAGGAGCGCTGGGAACGCCTCGAACGTGCCCACGAGGCGGCCGTCGAGGCCTGCGACGGCGTCGACGCCCGCACCAAAGTCGAGGACGACGACCTGCGGACGGCCGTCGAACGGACCCGCGAGGAGTTCACGGCGGCCATGAACGACGACTTCGGGGTGCGCGAGGCGATGGCCGCCCTGCTGGAACTCGCGACGGCGGTCAACCGCCACGTCGACGGGCACGAGGAGTACGACTACGTCGGCCTCCGGGAGGCGGTGGAGACGTTCGAGGACCTCGCGGAGGGCGTCCTGGGACTCGACTTCGGCGGCGGAGCGGACGCCGGCGGCGAGGCGCACCTCGCCGACGACCTGATCGAACTCGTCCTCGACGTGCGCGAGGCCGAACGCGAGGCGGGCAACTACGACCGGGCCGACGACCTGCGCGACGACCTAGAGGCACTCGGCGTCACCGTCGAGGACGGCGACGAGGGGCCGACGTATCGGTACTGA
- a CDS encoding acetate--CoA ligase family protein, with amino-acid sequence MGTLSALFAPERVAVVGATERPGSVGRALVENLQAGFEGDVVPVNPNYETVCGLPCVDGVGEAGADLAVVAVPVSAAVDVVREAAEAGIENVVVVTAGFGETGGEGAARERELEAVAEEYDLNLVGPNCLGIIGTAVGLNATFAPRSAPSGSISFLSQSGAFVTAVLDWAADHGVGFENVVSLGNKAVLDESDFVASWGDDERTDVIVGYLESIEDGRRFVDVAREVTRETPVVVVKSGRTEAGAQAASSHTGAMAGRDRAYAAGLREAGVIRADTVQDLFDAARVLAGQPIPDTDGVAVVTNAGGPGVMATDAVGDGPLSLADFGSATVDRLRDRLPGGANVYNPVDVIGDADNDRLRDAVDVVLADDAVGAAVVLAAPTATIDFTQLAADVADLQSRHDLPVTTCLMGGERAREADDVLEDAGIPNYFDPARAVGSLATLERYREVRDRERPEPTTYDVDHEAATTVLDRARDRGATRLGVEATPLLDAYGIPTPAGEVVDSPTDALEAAERIGDPVVMKIVSPDILHKSDIGGVKVGVAHEDVYDAYEDLIARARNYQPDATILGVQVQEQVDTESGVETIVGTNRDPQFGPLVLFGLGGVFVEVMEDTAVRLAPVAETEALAMTEEIRASPLLSGARGRDPVDREAVAETVGRLSQLVTDFPEILELDVNPLIVRPDGVEAVDLRLTIEPEP; translated from the coding sequence ATGGGTACACTCTCCGCGCTGTTCGCTCCCGAACGGGTCGCCGTCGTCGGGGCGACGGAGCGTCCGGGATCGGTCGGCCGCGCCCTCGTCGAGAACCTGCAAGCGGGCTTCGAGGGCGACGTCGTCCCCGTCAACCCGAACTACGAGACGGTGTGTGGACTCCCCTGCGTCGACGGCGTCGGCGAGGCGGGCGCCGACCTGGCGGTGGTCGCCGTTCCGGTTTCGGCTGCCGTCGACGTGGTGCGCGAGGCGGCCGAGGCGGGCATCGAGAACGTCGTCGTCGTCACCGCGGGGTTCGGCGAGACGGGCGGCGAGGGCGCCGCGCGCGAGCGCGAACTCGAAGCCGTCGCCGAAGAGTACGACCTGAACCTCGTCGGCCCGAACTGCCTCGGGATCATCGGCACGGCCGTCGGTCTGAACGCCACGTTCGCCCCCCGGTCGGCACCGTCCGGGTCCATCTCCTTTCTGAGCCAGTCGGGCGCGTTCGTCACCGCCGTCCTCGACTGGGCGGCCGACCACGGCGTCGGCTTCGAGAACGTCGTGTCGCTGGGCAACAAGGCCGTCCTCGACGAATCCGATTTCGTGGCGTCGTGGGGCGACGACGAGAGGACGGACGTGATCGTCGGCTACCTGGAGAGCATCGAGGACGGCCGCCGGTTCGTCGACGTGGCCCGCGAGGTGACCCGCGAGACGCCCGTCGTCGTCGTGAAGTCGGGGCGGACCGAGGCGGGCGCACAGGCGGCGTCCTCCCACACCGGGGCGATGGCGGGCCGTGACCGCGCCTACGCGGCCGGCCTCCGCGAGGCGGGGGTCATCCGCGCCGACACGGTGCAGGACCTCTTCGACGCCGCGCGCGTCCTCGCCGGCCAGCCGATTCCCGACACCGACGGCGTAGCCGTCGTCACCAACGCCGGCGGGCCGGGCGTGATGGCCACCGACGCCGTCGGGGACGGCCCCCTCTCGCTCGCCGACTTCGGGTCGGCGACCGTCGACCGCCTCCGTGACCGCCTGCCCGGGGGAGCGAACGTCTACAACCCCGTCGACGTCATCGGCGACGCCGACAACGACCGCCTCCGCGACGCCGTCGACGTCGTGCTCGCCGACGACGCCGTCGGCGCGGCCGTCGTGCTCGCCGCGCCCACGGCGACTATCGACTTTACACAGTTGGCCGCCGACGTGGCCGACCTGCAGTCCCGACACGACCTCCCCGTCACGACGTGTCTGATGGGCGGCGAGCGTGCCCGCGAAGCCGACGACGTCCTCGAAGACGCCGGCATCCCCAACTACTTCGACCCGGCGCGGGCCGTCGGAAGCCTCGCGACGCTCGAACGCTACCGGGAGGTTCGGGACCGCGAGCGCCCGGAGCCGACGACCTACGACGTGGACCACGAGGCGGCCACGACGGTTCTCGACCGGGCGCGCGACCGCGGCGCGACGCGTCTCGGCGTCGAGGCTACCCCGCTGCTCGACGCCTACGGGATTCCGACGCCGGCCGGCGAGGTGGTCGACTCGCCGACCGACGCCCTCGAGGCGGCGGAACGGATCGGCGACCCGGTCGTCATGAAAATCGTCAGCCCCGACATCCTGCACAAGTCCGACATCGGCGGCGTGAAAGTCGGCGTCGCCCACGAGGACGTCTACGACGCCTACGAGGACCTGATCGCCCGGGCGCGGAACTACCAGCCCGACGCGACGATTCTCGGCGTGCAAGTGCAAGAGCAGGTCGATACGGAGTCGGGCGTCGAGACCATCGTCGGCACGAACCGCGACCCGCAGTTCGGTCCCCTCGTCCTCTTCGGCCTCGGCGGCGTGTTCGTCGAGGTGATGGAAGACACCGCCGTCCGCCTCGCGCCCGTCGCGGAGACGGAGGCGCTGGCGATGACCGAAGAGATCAGGGCGTCGCCGCTGCTGTCCGGGGCACGCGGCCG
- a CDS encoding DUF7545 family protein — translation MVDTETYTIEGPDGDSDELELPVGLVDALAEQGEDPTTVVAEITLLSFVQRSHAIVHHAEGEVPGDLEAINEKAEDLFEERFGMTFGEATGHSH, via the coding sequence ATGGTCGACACCGAGACGTACACCATCGAAGGTCCCGACGGCGACAGCGACGAACTCGAACTCCCGGTCGGACTCGTCGACGCCCTCGCCGAACAGGGTGAGGACCCGACGACGGTCGTCGCCGAGATTACGCTGCTCTCTTTCGTCCAGCGGTCCCACGCCATCGTCCACCACGCCGAGGGCGAGGTGCCGGGCGATCTGGAGGCGATCAACGAGAAAGCCGAGGACCTGTTCGAGGAGCGCTTCGGGATGACGTTCGGCGAGGCGACGGGTCACAGCCACTAG
- a CDS encoding OsmC family protein, giving the protein MARESTASETTITVTGRSEGPKRTTIETAETEFVVGDASPLEHLLGSLAACINVIGHLVAKERGMVVRGLDVRVEGDIDAARYKGGETDSRAGFGSIRAHVTVDADADADALADWMAEVEERCPVADNLDAGTDVHVEVERT; this is encoded by the coding sequence ATGGCACGCGAGTCCACCGCCTCGGAGACCACGATTACGGTCACCGGTCGGAGCGAGGGACCGAAGCGAACGACCATCGAGACTGCCGAGACGGAGTTCGTCGTCGGCGACGCGAGTCCCCTCGAACACCTCCTGGGGTCGCTCGCCGCCTGCATCAACGTCATCGGTCACCTCGTCGCCAAGGAACGTGGGATGGTCGTCCGCGGCCTCGACGTGCGCGTCGAGGGCGACATCGACGCCGCGAGGTACAAGGGCGGGGAGACGGACTCACGGGCGGGGTTCGGGTCGATCCGGGCGCACGTGACCGTCGACGCCGACGCCGATGCCGACGCGCTGGCGGACTGGATGGCCGAAGTCGAGGAACGCTGTCCCGTCGCCGACAACCTGGATGCCGGAACCGACGTGCACGTCGAGGTCGAACGCACCTGA
- a CDS encoding DUF357 domain-containing protein, with protein MPADLQEKTDRYERMLADALAEAESRPPAETPLGEAAAECREMAESYLDDGRHFRETGDPVNALAAFSYGYGWLDAGVRMGLFAVPEDTDLFTT; from the coding sequence ATGCCCGCCGACCTGCAGGAGAAGACCGATCGCTACGAGCGGATGCTCGCGGACGCCCTCGCCGAGGCGGAGTCACGCCCGCCCGCGGAGACGCCCCTCGGCGAGGCGGCCGCGGAGTGTCGGGAGATGGCCGAATCCTACCTCGACGACGGCCGCCACTTCCGCGAGACCGGCGACCCCGTGAACGCCCTCGCCGCCTTCTCCTACGGCTACGGGTGGCTCGACGCCGGTGTGCGGATGGGCCTCTTCGCCGTCCCCGAGGACACGGATCTGTTCACGACGTAG
- a CDS encoding SDR family oxidoreductase, which yields MTYQRPDLRGRTAFVTGTTRGIGKEIALALAEAGCNVVSTGKTVDDSDTDLEGTIHETAAACEDRGVDAHAIRLDVRDTAAVRAAVDEAIETFGEVDVVVNNASAIQQAAIEDLPADRFDLLTEVNVRGTYLVSRAFLPHLRAIGGGHILTNAPPIRMDRAPGKAAYAWSKLGMTFATLSLAAELDDEPIAANAFWPVTLIETRATRYFGLGDADDWRTPAVVADTVLELLDRDPGTFSGHAVYDEDVLRAAGIEDFGRYNVTAGDPEPKAARMFDPEYERP from the coding sequence GTGACCTACCAGCGACCGGATCTGCGCGGGCGGACCGCGTTCGTCACGGGGACGACGCGGGGGATCGGGAAGGAGATTGCACTCGCGCTCGCCGAGGCCGGCTGTAACGTCGTCTCGACCGGGAAGACCGTCGACGACAGCGACACCGACCTCGAGGGAACCATCCACGAGACGGCGGCGGCGTGCGAGGATCGCGGCGTCGACGCCCACGCCATCCGGCTGGACGTGCGCGACACGGCCGCGGTGCGGGCCGCCGTCGACGAAGCCATCGAGACGTTCGGCGAGGTGGATGTCGTCGTCAACAACGCGAGTGCGATCCAGCAGGCGGCCATCGAGGACCTCCCGGCCGACCGCTTCGACCTGCTGACCGAGGTCAACGTCCGCGGCACCTACCTCGTCTCTCGCGCGTTCCTGCCACATCTCCGGGCGATCGGCGGCGGACATATCCTGACGAACGCGCCGCCGATCCGGATGGACCGGGCGCCGGGGAAGGCGGCGTACGCGTGGTCGAAGCTGGGCATGACGTTCGCCACGCTCTCGCTCGCCGCGGAACTCGACGACGAACCGATCGCCGCGAACGCGTTCTGGCCGGTCACGCTGATCGAGACGCGAGCGACGCGCTATTTCGGACTGGGCGACGCGGACGACTGGCGGACGCCGGCGGTCGTCGCGGACACGGTGCTGGAACTCCTCGACCGCGATCCGGGGACCTTCAGCGGGCACGCCGTGTACGACGAGGATGTCCTCCGGGCGGCAGGGATCGAGGACTTCGGCAGGTACAACGTCACCGCGGGTGATCCGGAACCGAAGGCGGCGCGGATGTTCGACCCCGAGTACGAACGGCCCTGA
- a CDS encoding L-dopachrome tautomerase-related protein — protein MPRPRTDGGTEVDPERYARFDTRAGNPAMTPDGRLLVSNHPFPYGDAPDYRVVEYVDDETVRPFPNEAWSTPPGDDGVGIHQLIGLRADPDGMVRILDIGNPAEGHLPKLVSWDTTTDRLHRVDHVPAHAATELSFMQDFAYDAVRNAIYIADLGLSDEPSDPGEPALVALDLDTGRTRRVIEDHPSVLPEEGVIPIIEGEPVVQENAAGEYEPISAGLDGITIDPAFEWVYYCGITTESVYRIRAADLLDETLSDAELDDRIERYGDKEVCDGITVDTAGNVYITDMTNNAIGVTRPSGEYEIIARDDEKFLWPDGFCCGPDGHIYVTVTQLHRAPPFNRGEEESYHPFELFRFESLAPVTVGR, from the coding sequence ATGCCACGACCCCGCACCGACGGCGGCACCGAAGTCGACCCCGAACGCTACGCCCGCTTCGACACCCGCGCGGGCAACCCGGCGATGACGCCCGACGGCCGGTTGCTCGTCAGCAACCACCCGTTTCCCTACGGGGACGCCCCCGACTATCGCGTCGTCGAGTACGTCGACGACGAGACGGTGCGCCCCTTCCCGAACGAGGCGTGGAGCACACCACCCGGCGACGACGGCGTCGGCATCCACCAGTTGATCGGCCTGCGCGCCGACCCGGACGGGATGGTCCGCATCCTCGACATCGGTAACCCCGCCGAAGGTCACCTCCCCAAACTCGTCTCGTGGGATACGACGACCGACCGCCTCCACCGCGTCGACCACGTCCCCGCCCACGCGGCGACGGAACTCTCCTTCATGCAGGATTTCGCGTACGACGCGGTGCGCAACGCCATCTACATCGCGGACCTGGGGCTGAGTGACGAGCCGAGCGATCCGGGCGAGCCAGCCCTCGTGGCCCTCGACCTCGATACGGGCCGAACCCGACGGGTGATCGAGGACCACCCGAGCGTCCTGCCCGAGGAGGGCGTGATTCCGATCATCGAGGGCGAGCCCGTGGTCCAGGAGAACGCCGCGGGCGAGTACGAACCGATCAGCGCCGGTCTCGACGGCATCACCATCGACCCCGCGTTCGAGTGGGTATACTACTGCGGCATCACGACCGAGAGCGTCTACCGAATCCGCGCCGCCGACCTGCTCGACGAGACGCTCTCCGACGCCGAACTCGACGACCGGATCGAGCGCTACGGCGACAAGGAGGTGTGTGACGGCATCACAGTCGACACCGCGGGCAACGTCTACATCACCGACATGACCAACAACGCCATCGGCGTGACGCGACCCTCCGGCGAGTACGAGATCATCGCCCGCGACGACGAGAAGTTCCTGTGGCCCGACGGCTTCTGCTGTGGGCCGGACGGCCACATCTACGTCACCGTCACTCAACTCCACCGCGCGCCGCCGTTCAACCGGGGCGAGGAGGAGTCGTACCACCCCTTCGAGCTGTTCCGGTTCGAGAGTCTGGCGCCGGTGACGGTGGGTCGGTAG
- a CDS encoding ZIP family metal transporter, whose product MALLENVVFVFLAGLVTALATGLGAIPFFLVDDVSDRWNVALWGLASGIMVSASVFGLVFEGLSAADSPLEIVPGLVAGVVLVVVAHEVIEGYEMSPKRYEEADFRKLLLILGVLTVHSFPEGVAVGVSFADLGLQAAAGATLGLFGFVVPLLAVFMTVAISIHNVPEGVAISIPLRTLGVSEWKMVWWAVFSSLPQPVGAVIAFLFVRVAREFLPVGFGFAAGAMIYLVVTEFIPEALDIGAGLPGGGKRELVAGVTVGVLAMLPLLFV is encoded by the coding sequence ATGGCGCTGCTCGAAAACGTCGTCTTCGTCTTCCTCGCCGGACTGGTGACCGCGTTGGCGACCGGGCTGGGTGCGATTCCGTTCTTCCTCGTCGACGACGTGAGCGACCGCTGGAACGTGGCGCTGTGGGGCCTCGCCTCGGGGATCATGGTGTCGGCGTCCGTGTTCGGACTCGTCTTCGAAGGGCTCTCCGCGGCCGACTCGCCGCTGGAAATCGTCCCCGGTCTCGTCGCGGGGGTGGTCCTCGTCGTCGTCGCTCACGAGGTGATCGAGGGGTACGAGATGAGCCCGAAGCGCTACGAGGAGGCGGACTTCCGGAAACTCCTGCTCATCCTCGGCGTACTGACCGTCCACAGCTTCCCCGAGGGCGTCGCCGTCGGCGTCTCCTTCGCCGACCTGGGACTGCAGGCAGCGGCCGGGGCGACGCTCGGCCTGTTCGGCTTCGTCGTCCCCCTGCTCGCCGTCTTCATGACCGTCGCCATCTCCATCCACAACGTACCGGAGGGCGTGGCCATCTCCATTCCCCTCCGGACGCTCGGCGTCTCGGAGTGGAAGATGGTGTGGTGGGCCGTCTTCTCCAGCCTGCCCCAGCCGGTGGGTGCCGTGATCGCGTTCCTGTTCGTCCGCGTCGCCCGCGAGTTCCTCCCCGTCGGCTTCGGCTTCGCGGCCGGCGCGATGATCTATCTCGTCGTCACGGAGTTCATCCCCGAGGCCCTCGACATCGGCGCGGGACTGCCGGGCGGCGGCAAGCGCGAACTCGTCGCCGGCGTCACCGTCGGCGTCCTCGCGATGCTCCCGCTCCTGTTCGTCTAG
- a CDS encoding TVP38/TMEM64 family protein encodes MAPAPPRLFASPRARRQVLLHLLLVGLLLVGAAVLLRRQIAFLTDAEAARAYVRGFGVWAPLALIVLQALQVVLAPVPGQVLAAVAGYLFGPWWGTLYNVVGIGIGSAAAFWLSRRFGRTYVERMVAEDALATFDGFVERRGLLSLLVLFLIPGLPDDAICFVGGLTPIRLRKLVVVAVVGRAPAFFLANVFGDLIATGDTEVAIGLLVLLTGLSALGYANRDRIARRLDGWRR; translated from the coding sequence ATGGCACCCGCCCCGCCCCGACTGTTCGCTTCGCCGCGGGCGCGCCGCCAGGTCCTCCTCCACCTACTCCTCGTGGGACTCCTTCTGGTCGGCGCGGCGGTCCTGTTGCGCCGGCAGATAGCGTTCCTGACCGACGCCGAGGCGGCCCGGGCGTACGTCCGGGGCTTCGGCGTCTGGGCGCCGCTGGCGTTGATCGTCCTCCAGGCGCTCCAGGTGGTGCTCGCGCCGGTGCCCGGACAGGTGCTGGCCGCCGTCGCCGGCTACCTCTTCGGCCCGTGGTGGGGGACGCTCTACAACGTCGTCGGCATCGGCATCGGGAGCGCCGCCGCGTTCTGGCTGTCGCGCCGATTCGGGCGGACCTACGTCGAGCGGATGGTCGCCGAGGACGCGCTGGCGACGTTCGACGGATTCGTCGAGCGGCGCGGCCTCCTCAGCCTCTTAGTCCTCTTTTTGATCCCCGGACTACCCGACGACGCCATCTGTTTCGTCGGCGGCCTTACGCCCATCCGACTCCGAAAACTCGTCGTCGTCGCCGTGGTCGGGCGGGCGCCCGCCTTCTTTCTCGCGAACGTCTTCGGCGACCTGATCGCGACCGGCGACACCGAGGTGGCGATTGGACTACTCGTCCTGCTCACGGGGCTCTCCGCGCTCGGCTACGCGAACCGGGACCGGATCGCCCGTCGGCTGGACGGGTGGCGTCGGTGA
- the proC gene encoding pyrroline-5-carboxylate reductase, with protein MTDVSVIGCGHMGSALIRGLDRTGTHRVVACDLDTSALEAVEPYCAETTTDIASAADADVVFVAVKPKVIAAVLADLDLPADATLVTIAAGVPRSFVESHTDATVVRIMPNLAAELGEMAAAVSWDDVDDDVRDILDDLGEFVEIEEGEMDVATALNGSGPAFVYYLIGAMRKAAVAEGLPPDAAATLAAQTFKGAAETVVRSDEDTDALIDAVATEGGTTIEGMEVLWDSDVESVLAETLGAAAERSRELAGGFDDE; from the coding sequence ATGACCGACGTTAGCGTCATCGGGTGCGGTCACATGGGGAGCGCCCTGATCAGGGGCCTCGACCGGACCGGCACCCACAGGGTGGTCGCGTGTGATCTGGACACGAGCGCCCTCGAAGCAGTCGAGCCGTACTGCGCCGAGACGACGACCGACATCGCGTCGGCCGCCGACGCCGACGTGGTGTTCGTCGCGGTCAAGCCGAAGGTCATCGCGGCGGTGCTCGCCGACCTCGACCTGCCGGCCGACGCGACGCTCGTCACCATCGCCGCGGGCGTCCCGCGGTCGTTCGTCGAGTCCCACACCGACGCCACCGTCGTCCGGATCATGCCCAACCTCGCCGCCGAGTTGGGCGAGATGGCCGCGGCCGTCTCGTGGGACGACGTCGACGACGACGTGCGCGACATCCTCGACGACCTGGGCGAGTTCGTCGAAATCGAGGAGGGGGAGATGGACGTGGCGACGGCGCTGAACGGGAGCGGCCCGGCCTTCGTCTACTACCTCATCGGCGCGATGCGGAAGGCGGCCGTCGCCGAGGGACTGCCCCCCGACGCGGCGGCGACGCTCGCCGCCCAGACGTTCAAGGGCGCGGCCGAGACGGTCGTCCGGTCCGACGAGGACACCGACGCCCTGATCGACGCCGTCGCGACCGAAGGTGGCACGACCATCGAGGGGATGGAGGTCCTCTGGGACAGCGACGTGGAGTCGGTGCTGGCGGAGACGCTGGGTGCCGCCGCCGAGCGTTCCCGCGAACTCGCCGGCGGGTTCGACGATGAGTGA
- a CDS encoding NAD(P)/FAD-dependent oxidoreductase encodes MSESDGADHRRLIIAGSGIAGLTAAIYAGRSNNDPLVFEGDEPGGQLTLTTDVDNYPGFPEGISGPTLVNDMKAQARKFGAEIKNGVIENVDVKESSGPGHTFRVTLSSGAEYTSDAFIAASGASARTLGIPGEDELMGYGLSTCATCDGAFFRDEKIVVIGGGDAACEEAVFLTKFASTVHLVHRREEFRAEDYWIDRVMEKVDEGEIELELNREVTELHGTPEEGVDHVTMVHHPEGHPTDKLDDPDTEEYDFDAGAVFYAIGHTPNTSYLEGLDVEMDDEGYLETAGGDGGGQTATGVPGLFGAGDVVDYHYQQAITAGGMGCKAAIDADGYLEDLERERAAAEEPAAAESDD; translated from the coding sequence ATGAGCGAGAGCGACGGCGCCGACCACCGGCGTCTCATCATCGCCGGGAGCGGGATCGCGGGACTCACGGCCGCCATCTACGCCGGCCGGTCGAACAACGACCCGCTGGTGTTCGAGGGCGACGAACCCGGCGGGCAGTTGACGCTGACGACCGACGTGGACAACTACCCCGGCTTCCCCGAGGGGATCAGCGGGCCGACCCTGGTCAACGACATGAAAGCGCAGGCCCGGAAGTTCGGCGCGGAAATAAAGAACGGCGTCATCGAGAACGTCGACGTGAAGGAGTCGTCGGGACCGGGCCACACCTTCCGCGTGACGCTGTCGAGCGGCGCGGAGTACACGTCGGACGCGTTCATCGCCGCTTCGGGCGCCAGCGCCCGCACCCTGGGTATCCCGGGCGAGGACGAACTCATGGGCTACGGACTGTCGACGTGTGCCACCTGCGACGGCGCCTTCTTCCGCGACGAGAAGATCGTCGTGATCGGCGGCGGCGACGCCGCCTGCGAGGAGGCCGTCTTCCTCACGAAGTTCGCCTCGACGGTCCACCTCGTCCACCGACGCGAGGAGTTCCGCGCCGAGGACTACTGGATCGACCGCGTGATGGAGAAGGTCGACGAGGGCGAGATCGAACTCGAACTCAATCGGGAGGTAACCGAACTCCACGGGACGCCGGAGGAGGGCGTCGACCACGTGACGATGGTCCACCATCCCGAGGGTCACCCGACGGACAAACTCGACGACCCCGACACGGAGGAGTACGACTTCGACGCCGGCGCCGTCTTCTACGCCATCGGCCACACCCCGAACACGTCGTATCTGGAGGGATTGGACGTGGAGATGGACGACGAGGGCTATCTGGAGACGGCCGGCGGCGACGGCGGCGGACAGACGGCGACGGGCGTCCCCGGCCTGTTCGGCGCGGGCGACGTGGTCGACTACCACTACCAGCAGGCCATCACCGCGGGCGGCATGGGCTGTAAGGCCGCCATCGACGCGGACGGCTACCTCGAAGACCTGGAACGGGAGCGCGCGGCCGCGGAAGAGCCGGCGGCGGCCGAGAGCGACGACTGA